Genomic window (Pseudomonadota bacterium):
GATGGCGGTGAGTTGGGTCTCGGGACCGGCCGCGATCATGTCCGATGCCTGGCCAAACGCCATGCCGCCGCGCTCGGCGGCCACTTGCATGGGTGCGGTGGAGTCGGTGTGCTGGGTGATCACGTCGACGCCCTGGTCGAAGAGGGCCTTGGCGGCGTCGGCTTCCTTACCGGCGTCGAACCAGGTGTTGACCCAGACCACCTTCAGCTGAAAGTCGGGGTTCATCTCGCGCGCGCCTTTGGCGAAGATGTTGATGCCGCGCACGACTTCCGGGATCGGGAAGGAGGCGATGTAACCCGCGGTGCCGGTCTTGGACATGGCGCCGGCGATCTTGCCTTGAATGTAGCGGCCTTCGTAGAAGCGTGAGCCGTAGCTGGTGACGTTGTCGGCGGTCTTGTAGCCGGTCGCGTGCTCGAACTTCACCTTGGGGAAGCGCTTGGCGACTTTCAGCGTCGGGTCCATGAAGCCGAACGACGTGGTGAAGATGATGCCGCAGCCGGAGCGGGCGAAACGCTCGATGGCGCGCTCGGAGTCAGGGCCTTCGCCTACGTTCTCGACATATGCGGTTTCGACCTTCCCACCGAAGTGCTTGTCGATTTCCAGGCGGCCGATGTCGTGGGCCTGGGTCCAGCCGCCGTCGGTCTTGGAGCCGACGTAGACAAAACAGGCCTTGAAGTCCGCCGCAGCGGCGTTGCCTGTGATAGCCATGCCGGCAAGGGCCGCCAGGCTGAGCAGGGTGCGTTTCATGGGAAGAGCCTCCAGAAGGGTGTGTGGTGCTCGGCCGGGCCGAACGGGAACCGGGGCATTGTACGGTATTCCGGCGGTGGCTTGACGGACGGCTTTGGGGC
Coding sequences:
- a CDS encoding BMP family ABC transporter substrate-binding protein — translated: MKRTLLSLAALAGMAITGNAAAADFKACFVYVGSKTDGGWTQAHDIGRLEIDKHFGGKVETAYVENVGEGPDSERAIERFARSGCGIIFTTSFGFMDPTLKVAKRFPKVKFEHATGYKTADNVTSYGSRFYEGRYIQGKIAGAMSKTGTAGYIASFPIPEVVRGINIFAKGAREMNPDFQLKVVWVNTWFDAGKEADAAKALFDQGVDVITQHTDSTAPMQVAAERGGMAFGQASDMIAAGPETQLTAIIDSWGPYYIKRTQAAMDGTWETESSWDGLVDGILTMADYTNMPEDVAAMAEATEAAIIAGELHPFTGPINKQDGTPWLAEGEVAEDGPLLGMNFYIEGVEGALPQ